The genomic region TGGACCTCTGCGATGTCCAGAAAATGACGACGGCGGCCGGCATTACGGATGGACACACGAACAAGCCCTACGACTTCTCCAACATCTCCAACCTCATCGGCTCCGTCGATGTCGCCCCGGTGACCATGGCCAACGCCTTCGCGACCTTTGCCAGCGGAGGAACCTACTGCGCACCCAGGGCGCTCGTTTCCATCACCGACAGCCACGGAAGCGCGCTCCCGGTCCCCGGGCCGGACTGCCACCAAAGCATTGACCCCGGCGTCGCCGCAGGGGTGACCTACGCGCTCAAAAACGTCCTGACACGTGGATCCGGCTACAACATCCCGGTCAACAAAACCGGCTACGACATCTTCGCCAAAACCGGTACCACCGACGGAAACACCATGACCTGGACCGTGGGCGCCACCGCCGGGATCGCCACCGCATCCTGGTTCGGCAGCTACAAAGGCACCGGCCCGCAATGGGTCAACCAAAACATCACCATCAACGGGCGTTACTACGCCGGCGTCGACGGCGCCGACCTCGCCGGCGGCCAATGGGGACGTTTCATGGACGCAGCCGCACCCCGATTCAAAACAAGCGCCTTCGGCCGTCCGCCGGCACCGACGCTCGAAACGCCAGCCCGATGACAAATGGCCGAGTAGACATAAAACGTCAGGATTGTGCTGCTATCCCTGCCACCAAACACATGGCCTTGGCCCAGCGTTATCGGGTGTTCTCCAGGAAACAGAATTCCAGGCGTCCGACGGGGAGTGGTGAGCGCTGGACAGCCAGCGAGGAATGCGCCGGGAATGAGCCGGCGGGTGCCGCCAGGACTCCTGCACTCCCGGCAGGGTTCCGGCGGCCCGCCGATCTGATCGGTGGAGGCAGGACATGAAGGCAGTGGTTGTCGGGGCAGGCATCGCGGGCCTTGTCGCGGCCCGCCAGCTGGGCTTGGCCGGCTGGGACGTTGAACTCCTGGAGAAATCTCCTGCTCCGCGCCCCGAGGGTTACATGATGGACTTCTTTGGTCCCGGAGTGGAGGCCGCGGAGCGGATCGGCCTCTACCCGCGGCTCGCAGCAGTGGCGTACCACGTCGAGGCAGCCGAGTACGTCGATGCAACAGGACACCCCACCTCCAGCCTCGACTACGACCGGTTCGCCAGGCTTGCCGGCGGGAAGGTCCTGAGTCTGCTGCGCCCGGACATGGAGCGCGCCGCCCTCGCTGCGCTCGACGACGTGCCCCCCGGCCGGGTGCAAGTCAGCTACGGGGCGTCGGTGTCCCGGGTATGGAGTGATGAGGACGGCGTGCGGGTCACCGTCGGCGGCCCACCGGACATGACGGTCGCCGCGGATGTACTGGTTGGCGCTGATGGCATCCATTCCGGGGTGCGAGCCCAGGTGTTCGGCCCCGAGGAGGAGTACCTGCGCCCTTTGGGCATGCGTGCCGCCGCCTTCATCGTGACCGAACCGCTCCTGAATGCCCGCTTCCGGAACCGGTTCGTCCTCACCGACAGCATCAACCGGATGGCCGGGCTCTACAGCCTCCGTTCGGACGAGGTCGCGACGTTCATGGTCTACCGGGATTCCACCGGCTCCCCAGGACACCAGCGTTCCGGGAGCCCGCGGGAACGGCTGCGCCGCGAGTTCGCCGGGCTCGGCCACGCGATCGACCGGCTGCTGGAACTGTGCCCCGAGCATCCGTACGACGATGTCGTCGCACAAATCGTCATGCCCGGCTGGCAGCGGGGGCGCACCGTCCTCGTGGGGGACGCCTGCGGCGCCGTGTCGCTCCTCGCCGGCCAAGGCGGCTCGCTCGCCATCGCCGGCGCCGCTCTGCTCGGGGACTTCCTGGGACCCGTGGCCTCACCTGGGGGAATCAGTCCTGCCCTCGCCGAATATGAGCGCCGCTGGAGACCCCTCGTCGAGGAGGCCCAGGCAGCCGGGAGGCGCACCGCATCTTCCTTCCTCCCCGCCAACCGGGCCCAGCGCCTCCTGCGCCGGTGGATCATCCGGGCCACCCACCTGCCGGGAATCGACCGGCTCGTGGCCCGCCAGATCCTGGGCAGAATCGCAAAGTAAACCCGACTGTCAAGTAGCGGTGGAGGACCGCCGGCAAACGAACGGCTCAACATCCGCCGGGAGCTTGCCGCTCAGAAGGTCGCGAAATGCTGCGTCGGCGCCGGCGCCGGGCCGCCGGGCGAAACTGCGGGCAAGCCTGCGCGGCCTGGCCGTCCAGACCCGCCCGCCCCCGGATCTCGTGAACCATGGCAGGCTACTGCGGCGTACGGGGTCCCGGATTCTCGAACTGCCGGGCGACGAGGACGTCGGTCGAGGAATGGGCCAGGATGGAGAGCACAATGACCAGGGCCACGAGATGAAAAAGCTCATCGGAGCGCTCCACGCCTGATTCGAGGACGAGAAGCCCATAAACCACGGACGCGAACCCTTTGGGACCGAACCACATGGCCGCGAGCTGTTCCTTGACGGGCAGCCGCGTGCCGAGGAATGACACCAGCAGGGCCAGCGGCCGGGCGATGACGATGGCCAGTACTGCGAAGACCCACCCCGACCAGGCGATTTCACCGAACAGGAAGGTGGGCGTGATCAAAGCACCAAAGACCAGGATGGCGGCGAGCTTGAGCAGTTCGGAGACCAGTTCCCCGAACTGCTCGAATTCGTCCCGAAAGCCCGGTCCTGCGGTAGCGACCGTGATGCCTGCCGCGAACGCTGCGAGGAAGAGGTTGGCCCCGGTCACCAGGCAGATGGCAAGGACGAGCAGGCCGATGGAGACAGCCACCAGCGGTTGCAGCCCTTTCGTTGCCATCAAAAAGGGAAGCCGCTCCAGCCAGATGACAATCAGCGGGACCAGGACACCGATCAGCAGGCCAAGGAAGATTTCTCCGGCCAGAACCCCAAGGCCGACGTCCGTTCCACCCCCAACGGCCAGTAGCACGAGAACTACAGGCAGGGCCAGCCCGTCGTTGAGTCCAGACTCCACGTTCAGGAGGTGGCGCAACCGGCCCGGGACTTCCTTACGCCCCACAATGGCGGCCGCGAACACGGGATCGGTCGGGGCCAGCACGGCACCGATCAGGAAGCACTGAAGCCAGGGAAGCCCCACCACGTAATGGGCCAGCAGCGCGGTGACCAGCAGTGTCAGGGGCAGGCCGAGCAGCAGCGCCCGGCCGGGCAAACGCCACGCCTTCCTAAGGTCGGACAGCCCCACTTTCATGCCGTCCGTATACAGGACCGAGAACAGTGCCAGCTGGGCCAGAACCCCGACGACCGGATCGCCGGGCGCTATGGGGACAACCCCAAGGACGCCCTGGCCCAGGACGAAGCCGCCGAGAAGAAACAACACTGCGGTGGAAAGTACCGTCCGGCTGGCGCGTTCGGAGATGAGGACGCCCAGCAGAAGCAGTACCGCAAAGGCGAGCGTGAGCATCGGAATCATCCGCGTTCCCCCGGAGGGTTGCATGCGTCAGAATTCGGGATCGGAACGGGGGGCGGCGTCAGGACTCAGGTACCGTTCCTGGGACGGACAACCAGAACGGGACAGGGGGCGTGGTGCACGACCTGGCTCGAGACTGATCCGAGTCGCAGCCCGGCGAACCCTCCGTGGCCCCGGGATCCGACGACAAGGAGGTCCGCATCTTTGGCTGCATCCAGCAAAGCGGTGGCGGCGGTATCCCTAACGAGCGTTCCCTCGATGTCCACGCCCTCAGCAGCGACGGCCGTCAGCGCGTCGGCCTGGACACGTTCAGCGGCGTGAAAGGAGTCGTTGCTGCCGCTGTCCTCCAGCGTTGACGGCACAGGAGGGTAGTGCCAGGCAGTGACGGCCCGCACATTGCCGTGCCGAAGACGCGCCTCATCCACAGCCCAGCGAAGAGCCGCCAGGGAGTGTTCGGAACCGTCCACACCGGCGACGATCAAGAACCTGCTGGTTGCGTTCATGTCTTCCGTCCTTTCACGTGCGGCCTCGGCCCACCGCCCCGGGCAGTGTCAGTCTGTGCCGTCAGCCGGAAGCGGTCAAGGCCCTCATCAAGCAGCCCGGAGAGGTGATGTACGTGACGAATTAACCTTGATGGCACCGCCGTGAAGGGATCACCACGGCCCCGTTGTCGGTGAGCAGTTTTTGCGGCACCCCGTGCGCGGTGGTGATGCCCTGCGTTACCACCGGGAGTGGTGATCGATGAGCTGGAAGATCACGCATTTACGGCCACCGGTGAGGACGTACTCGGTGGCGTCCAGCTGCCACAAATGCCTCAACGGTTGATGATTGCGAATGCCTCATCCAGCAGGGCCTGGACCGGAGTGGAACCATCCCGTCGCATACATTCAGCCAGAGCGACATCCGGTCAGGAGAGGGCGGAATGAATCAGTGTCCGTGCGCGGAACTGCCGGGTGTCCTCGGGGCCG from Arthrobacter sp. NicSoilB8 harbors:
- a CDS encoding FAD-dependent monooxygenase; the encoded protein is MKAVVVGAGIAGLVAARQLGLAGWDVELLEKSPAPRPEGYMMDFFGPGVEAAERIGLYPRLAAVAYHVEAAEYVDATGHPTSSLDYDRFARLAGGKVLSLLRPDMERAALAALDDVPPGRVQVSYGASVSRVWSDEDGVRVTVGGPPDMTVAADVLVGADGIHSGVRAQVFGPEEEYLRPLGMRAAAFIVTEPLLNARFRNRFVLTDSINRMAGLYSLRSDEVATFMVYRDSTGSPGHQRSGSPRERLRREFAGLGHAIDRLLELCPEHPYDDVVAQIVMPGWQRGRTVLVGDACGAVSLLAGQGGSLAIAGAALLGDFLGPVASPGGISPALAEYERRWRPLVEEAQAAGRRTASSFLPANRAQRLLRRWIIRATHLPGIDRLVARQILGRIAK
- a CDS encoding cation:proton antiporter, whose protein sequence is MIPMLTLAFAVLLLLGVLISERASRTVLSTAVLFLLGGFVLGQGVLGVVPIAPGDPVVGVLAQLALFSVLYTDGMKVGLSDLRKAWRLPGRALLLGLPLTLLVTALLAHYVVGLPWLQCFLIGAVLAPTDPVFAAAIVGRKEVPGRLRHLLNVESGLNDGLALPVVLVLLAVGGGTDVGLGVLAGEIFLGLLIGVLVPLIVIWLERLPFLMATKGLQPLVAVSIGLLVLAICLVTGANLFLAAFAAGITVATAGPGFRDEFEQFGELVSELLKLAAILVFGALITPTFLFGEIAWSGWVFAVLAIVIARPLALLVSFLGTRLPVKEQLAAMWFGPKGFASVVYGLLVLESGVERSDELFHLVALVIVLSILAHSSTDVLVARQFENPGPRTPQ
- a CDS encoding universal stress protein, whose protein sequence is MNATSRFLIVAGVDGSEHSLAALRWAVDEARLRHGNVRAVTAWHYPPVPSTLEDSGSNDSFHAAERVQADALTAVAAEGVDIEGTLVRDTAATALLDAAKDADLLVVGSRGHGGFAGLRLGSVSSQVVHHAPCPVLVVRPRNGT